The Maniola jurtina chromosome 1, ilManJurt1.1, whole genome shotgun sequence genome has a window encoding:
- the LOC123869078 gene encoding EGF domain-specific O-linked N-acetylglucosamine transferase, which produces MLLFVLICFLTYLSNVILFNLNELNIPPEHIPYILNSFPILAESCVANSECPHKSVVGKNVCWGYETNCNKSNSYHVRPRCPGDHRGWVKTKEAQYDTFYTQADFGYIKEQIQELMVMCKASYPSDSSLECSKYLRFCRGRNLMLNFTSLTGRGDNLRYKMDILGPGQIGGHCHLYSERLKQESEHMSALQSWAPEMVNFVKTLQRPISDGMCDITIDKPTYIMKLDATVNMYHHFCDFFNLYASLHVNSTHPSTFSRDNHILIWETFTYESAFKDAFKAFTKNTIWDLKKFRGKVVCFKNVVFPLLPRMIFGLYYNTPLIYGCERSGLFHAFSKHLLHSLNVKLHLRSNDKVRVTLLSRGTAYRSILNEQAIVEALLKIKGYHVQRVMYDRTVPFSEQLEITHNTDVFIGMHGAGLTHLLFLPDWAAVFEVYHCEDPNCYSDLARLRGLKYVTWEDKTKLKQQDQGHGPGGVSHSKFTNYSFDVEEFLRLVEICAAYVRNRQDFNNFIAASTLKQSHEEL; this is translated from the exons ATGTTGCtatttgttttaatatgttTTCTAACATACTTAAGTAATGTGATATTATTCAATCTGAATGAATTAAATATTCCGCCGGAGCATATTCCTTACATTCTGAATTCGTTCCCTATCTTAGCCGAATCATGTGTAGCTAATTCTGAATGTCCCCATAAGAGTGTCGTTGGTAAAAATGTTTGTTGGGGCTATGAAACTAActgtaataaaagtaattcaTATCATGTAAGACCTCGATGCCCGGGAGATCATAGAGGCTGGGTAAAAACGAAAGAAGCACAATATGATACCTTTTATACTCAGGCTGATTTTG GTTATATAAAGGAACAGATTCAAGAATTGATGGTAATGTGTAAAGCATCATATCCTAGTGATAGTTCTCTAGAATGTTCAAAGTATCTGAG aTTTTGTAGAGGTCGGAACTTAATGCTCAATTTTACTAGTCTTACAGGCAGAGGTGATAATCTTAGATATAAAATGGATATTCTTGGTCCTGGTCAAATAG GAGGCCACTGCCATTTATACTCTGAAAGATTAAAGCAAGAGTCAGAACACATGAGTGCTTTACAGTCTTGGGCACCAGAGATGGTTAATTTTGTTAAAACATTACAAAGACCCATCTCAGATGGAATGTGTGATATTACTATTGATAAGCCAACATATATTATGAAATTAGATGCCA CTGTAAATATGTACCATCATTTCTGTGATTTCTTCAACTTATATGCTTCACTTCATGTGAACTCTACACACCCATCCACCTTCAGTAGAGATAATCATATTCTTATTTGGGAGACTTTTACGTATGAATCCGCATTCAAAGATGCTTTTAAAGCATTCACTAAGAATACTATTTGGGATTTGAAAAAGTTCAGGGGTAAAGTGGTGTGTTTCAAAAATGTGGTGTTTCCACTTCTGCCTCGCATGATATTTGGGCTATACTATAACACACCTTTg ATATATGGGTGTGAAAGAAGTGGTCTCTTCCATGCGTTTTCCAAACATTTGCTCCACTCTTTAAATGTTAAACTACATCTGAGAAGTAATGATAAAGTAAGAGTCACATTGCTTTCGAGAGGGACCGCGTATCGCAGTATATTGAATGAGCAGGCGATTGTTGAAGCATTATTAAAAATCAAAGGCTATCATGTGCAAAGAGTGATGTATGATAGAACAGTGCCATTCTCGGAGCAGTTGGAAATAACGCACAACACTGATGTTTTCATTGGCATGCATGGTGCTGGCTTGACACATTTATTGTTCTTACCTGACTGGGCAGCCGTTTTTGAAGT atatCACTGTGAGGACCCCAACTGTTACTCAGACCTAGCTAGACTTCGGGGACTTAAATATGTCACATGGGAAGATAAAACCAAACTGAAACAACAAGACCAG GGACATGGGCCTGGTGGTGTTTCACATTCGAAATTTACAAATTACTCCTTTGACGTGGAAGAATTTTTACGCTTAGTGGAAATATGCGCTGCCTATGTGCGCAATCGGcaggattttaataatttcattgCAGCATCAACATTGAAACAATCCCACGAAGAACTTTAA